CATCGGTATTGACTGATTCTAAAAATTTGGCATGTCGAGCATCAAAATCTAAAGCTCTAGGTTGATCACAACGAACAACTCCAGTTGTTTTACAGTCAGTGATTTCAACTGCAAAGCCTAAGTTTCGTGCGAATTTTCCACCTGATGTAATAGGAAGAACGATTGGCATTTTAGTCACTAAATTAAAGGATTTTGGTGAAATTACTAGAACAGGTCGCTTACCTTGTTGTTCATGGCCTAAAGTTGGGTCTAAAGAAATTAAATAAATATCACCTCTATGCATTAGATTTCTTCTCTACCTACAGGTTTCATACCTTTCCATGCATCTTGTTCGAGATCCATTGATTGATGTTCAGCAAGAAGATCCTCTAATTTATAAGATGGCTTCTTTTTAGGCTCAACTAATAGCTTTCCATTTTGAACATCAAGAGAAACACTTTTTCCAGCATCTAAACCAAGTTTCTTTAAGATTGCAGGAGGTACAGCTAACATGACTGAGCCACCAACTTTACGTAGATTTGTATGTAGCATATTTAGCTCTTTAGTTAAAAGTTATATAAAAGTATAA
This genomic stretch from Acinetobacter sp. SAAs474 harbors:
- a CDS encoding AbrB/MazE/SpoVT family DNA-binding domain-containing protein; the protein is MLHTNLRKVGGSVMLAVPPAILKKLGLDAGKSVSLDVQNGKLLVEPKKKPSYKLEDLLAEHQSMDLEQDAWKGMKPVGREEI
- a CDS encoding type II toxin-antitoxin system PemK/MazF family toxin, giving the protein MHRGDIYLISLDPTLGHEQQGKRPVLVISPKSFNLVTKMPIVLPITSGGKFARNLGFAVEITDCKTTGVVRCDQPRALDFDARHAKFLESVNTDVLDEVMARFTAIFEE